A portion of the Oncorhynchus keta strain PuntledgeMale-10-30-2019 unplaced genomic scaffold, Oket_V2 Un_contig_16796_pilon_pilon, whole genome shotgun sequence genome contains these proteins:
- the LOC127919500 gene encoding cysteine protease atg4da-like isoform X1 — MSMTLFTKCAVQYVGGVGVVCQEDTPQREETNRPQQPQLVDPGGGSGFGKRQGTDVGGGGTRDATTAGEPDEVDKLKTKLMSAWNNVKYGWSVKSKTTFNKSSPVTVMGHSYLLNSEDEVERFRRAFVSRLWLTYRREFPQLEGSTLTTDCGWGCMLRSGQMLLAQGLLLHLLPRDWSWPDAQQFADVDFEALRPRSPSRAGGVPIPSFGYSSSSRTPTTPQKTSMPGGTALNHTQKKRPESGRDRQAEPLHRRVVAWFGDEPPAPFGVHQLVELGKSSGKKAGDWYGPSVVAHILRKAVAKTSEVHNLAVYVAQDCTVYKKDVVHLCDQSLNQSISDPEPSGPGWKSVIILVPVRLGGDSLNPSYIKCVRNILRLECCIGIIGGKPKHSLFFIGCQDEQLLYLDPHYCQAVVDVTQDNFPLESFHCSSPRKMPFSRMDPSCTIGFYAKNKKDFESLCSAVCVALSLPEEKYPIFTFVEGQAQDYGLVGHSSSYPHYDTSPGPDHMLPQGKLSRSNNMGSSDDFVFLSPRP, encoded by the exons ATGTCAATGACACTCTTCACAAAGTG TGCAGTTCAGTATGTGGGGGGAGTAGGAGTGGTGTGTCAGGAGGACACCccccagagagaggagaccaaTAGGCCTCAGCAGCCACAGCTGGTGGACCCTGGTGGAGGAAGTGGCTTTGGGAAGCGGCAGGGTACTGATGTCGGTGGGGGTGGAACCAGAGATGCCACCACTGCTGGAGAGCCAGACGAGGTGGACAAACTCAAGACCAAGCTGATGTCGGCATGGAATAATGTCAAATACG GCTGGTCAGTCAAGTCGAAGACCACATTCAACAAGAGCTCTCCGGTGACTGTAATGGGCCACTCCTATCTGCTCAATAGTGAAG aCGAGGTGGAGCGGTTCAGGCGGGCGTTCGTGTCTCGGCTGTGGCTGACCTACCGTAGGGAGTTCCCCCAGCTGGAGGGCTCCACCTTGACTACAGACTGTGGCTGGGGCTGCATGCTGCGGAGCGGACAGATGCTGCTGGCCCAGGGCCTACTGCTACATCTGCTGCCACGAG ACTGGTCGTGGCCAGACGCCCAGCAGTTCGCCGATGTAGACTTTGAGGCTCTGAGACCCCGCTCCCCGTCCCGCGCTGGTGGTGTACCCATCCCCTCCTTCGGCTACTCCTCCTCCTCGCGGACCCCCACAACGCCCCAGAAGACCTCCATGCCAGGGGGCACGGCTCTCAACCATACCCAGAAGAAGAGGCCCGAGTCGGGCAGGGACAGGCAGGCTGAGCCCCTCCACCGGAGGGTTGTGGCCTGGTTTGGGGATGAGCCCCCGGCCCCGTTTGGGGTGCACCAGCTGGTAGAATTGGGGAAGAGCTCAGGGAAGAAGGCGGGGGACTGGTACGGCCCCTCAGTGGTGGCACACATACTACG AAAAGCAGTTGCCAAGACTTCTGAGGTTCacaacctggctgtatatgtagCGCAGGACTGTACCG TGTACAAAAAGGACGTGGTGCATCTGTGTGACCAGTCGTTGAACCAGAGTATATCAGATCCTGAGCCCAGTGGTCCAGGCTGGAAGTCTGTCATCATACTGGTTCCAGTCCGACTAGGAGGAgactctctcaacccctcctacATCAAGTGTGTCAGG AACATTCTGAGGTTAGAATGCTGTATCGGGATCATCGGCGGCAAACCCAAGCATTCGCTGTTCTTTATCGGCTGCCAAG ACGAGCAGCTGCTGTATCTGGACCCTCACTACTGTCAGGCCGTGGTGGATGTCACTCAAGACAACTTCCCACTGGAG TCGTTCCACTGTAGCTCGCCCAGGAAGATGCCCTTTAGTCGCATGGACCCCAGCTGTACTATAGGCTTCTATGCCAAGAACAAGAAGGACTTTGAGTCTCTGTGTTCTGCCGTCTGTGTG GCCCTATCGTTGCCCGAAGAGAAGTACCCCATCTTTACCTTCGTGGAGGGCCAGGCCCAGGACTATGGACTGGTGGGCCACAGCTCCTCCTATCCTCACTATGACACCTCCCCTGGCCCTGACCACATGCTGCCCCAAGGCAAGCTCAGCAGGAGCAACAACATGGGCAGCTCTGACGACTTTGTCTTCTT ATCTCCAAGGCCGTAG
- the LOC127919500 gene encoding cysteine protease atg4da-like isoform X2 yields the protein MNSVSPSAVQYVGGVGVVCQEDTPQREETNRPQQPQLVDPGGGSGFGKRQGTDVGGGGTRDATTAGEPDEVDKLKTKLMSAWNNVKYGWSVKSKTTFNKSSPVTVMGHSYLLNSEDEVERFRRAFVSRLWLTYRREFPQLEGSTLTTDCGWGCMLRSGQMLLAQGLLLHLLPRDWSWPDAQQFADVDFEALRPRSPSRAGGVPIPSFGYSSSSRTPTTPQKTSMPGGTALNHTQKKRPESGRDRQAEPLHRRVVAWFGDEPPAPFGVHQLVELGKSSGKKAGDWYGPSVVAHILRKAVAKTSEVHNLAVYVAQDCTVYKKDVVHLCDQSLNQSISDPEPSGPGWKSVIILVPVRLGGDSLNPSYIKCVRNILRLECCIGIIGGKPKHSLFFIGCQDEQLLYLDPHYCQAVVDVTQDNFPLESFHCSSPRKMPFSRMDPSCTIGFYAKNKKDFESLCSAVCVALSLPEEKYPIFTFVEGQAQDYGLVGHSSSYPHYDTSPGPDHMLPQGKLSRSNNMGSSDDFVFLSPRP from the exons ATGAACTCTGTGTCTCCCAGTGCAGTTCAGTATGTGGGGGGAGTAGGAGTGGTGTGTCAGGAGGACACCccccagagagaggagaccaaTAGGCCTCAGCAGCCACAGCTGGTGGACCCTGGTGGAGGAAGTGGCTTTGGGAAGCGGCAGGGTACTGATGTCGGTGGGGGTGGAACCAGAGATGCCACCACTGCTGGAGAGCCAGACGAGGTGGACAAACTCAAGACCAAGCTGATGTCGGCATGGAATAATGTCAAATACG GCTGGTCAGTCAAGTCGAAGACCACATTCAACAAGAGCTCTCCGGTGACTGTAATGGGCCACTCCTATCTGCTCAATAGTGAAG aCGAGGTGGAGCGGTTCAGGCGGGCGTTCGTGTCTCGGCTGTGGCTGACCTACCGTAGGGAGTTCCCCCAGCTGGAGGGCTCCACCTTGACTACAGACTGTGGCTGGGGCTGCATGCTGCGGAGCGGACAGATGCTGCTGGCCCAGGGCCTACTGCTACATCTGCTGCCACGAG ACTGGTCGTGGCCAGACGCCCAGCAGTTCGCCGATGTAGACTTTGAGGCTCTGAGACCCCGCTCCCCGTCCCGCGCTGGTGGTGTACCCATCCCCTCCTTCGGCTACTCCTCCTCCTCGCGGACCCCCACAACGCCCCAGAAGACCTCCATGCCAGGGGGCACGGCTCTCAACCATACCCAGAAGAAGAGGCCCGAGTCGGGCAGGGACAGGCAGGCTGAGCCCCTCCACCGGAGGGTTGTGGCCTGGTTTGGGGATGAGCCCCCGGCCCCGTTTGGGGTGCACCAGCTGGTAGAATTGGGGAAGAGCTCAGGGAAGAAGGCGGGGGACTGGTACGGCCCCTCAGTGGTGGCACACATACTACG AAAAGCAGTTGCCAAGACTTCTGAGGTTCacaacctggctgtatatgtagCGCAGGACTGTACCG TGTACAAAAAGGACGTGGTGCATCTGTGTGACCAGTCGTTGAACCAGAGTATATCAGATCCTGAGCCCAGTGGTCCAGGCTGGAAGTCTGTCATCATACTGGTTCCAGTCCGACTAGGAGGAgactctctcaacccctcctacATCAAGTGTGTCAGG AACATTCTGAGGTTAGAATGCTGTATCGGGATCATCGGCGGCAAACCCAAGCATTCGCTGTTCTTTATCGGCTGCCAAG ACGAGCAGCTGCTGTATCTGGACCCTCACTACTGTCAGGCCGTGGTGGATGTCACTCAAGACAACTTCCCACTGGAG TCGTTCCACTGTAGCTCGCCCAGGAAGATGCCCTTTAGTCGCATGGACCCCAGCTGTACTATAGGCTTCTATGCCAAGAACAAGAAGGACTTTGAGTCTCTGTGTTCTGCCGTCTGTGTG GCCCTATCGTTGCCCGAAGAGAAGTACCCCATCTTTACCTTCGTGGAGGGCCAGGCCCAGGACTATGGACTGGTGGGCCACAGCTCCTCCTATCCTCACTATGACACCTCCCCTGGCCCTGACCACATGCTGCCCCAAGGCAAGCTCAGCAGGAGCAACAACATGGGCAGCTCTGACGACTTTGTCTTCTT ATCTCCAAGGCCGTAG